A stretch of DNA from Spirosoma endbachense:
AATCGGATGACAAATGAGCCGGAGCTTGGATTAGGAGAAACCGTTATCGCGATATCGTTTCCAAAATCCTGCTCTTCCAGGGCAGTAATCAAATTTAATGTAAAGGGTAAGGACGTTGCCGAACAACTATCACGATTCATGGCCCGAACGGTATAACTACCGCCCTGTGAAGCTGTATAGGTTGCTTGTGTAGCACCGGCAATTGGGTTATTATTCACTAACCATTGCAGGGAAAAATCAGCGGAAACCGATGTTTGTAAGACGACAGAACTGCCCGCATTAAGGGCAGAATTACTGGCCGCAATGGTAGGCGTCGGGGGAGCATCAATTTTTGTGACAGCAATACCAGCGGAGGTAATTTTGCAGCTTTTGCTATCGGTCACCTCAACGGTGTATGTCCCTGCTGCCGTTACACTTAACGTATTGCTGGTTGTGCCAACATTTACGGAGTTTTGTTTCCATTGATAGGTATAAGGGGCTACTCCTCCCGACACACCAGCCGTTAGGGTCGTGCTGGATCCCGAACAAAACCTGGTTTTCCCGGTAACGCCGATTTGCATACAGGGTGCTAACTCTGGGGCGAGTTTAACGACCCAGCCATCGGTCCCGCCGTGCTGTCCACTCACCTCATCATCCTTCGAGGTGGTATAACCTGCTACAATAAAGCCACCGTCCGGCGCCGTTGCTACGGCTTGCCCGATATCGCTGGCCGTCCCGCCTAAACAGCGCTGCCACTGAATGGCCCCTACTGTATCGAGCTTGACAACCCATAGATCCGGTATGATAAAGCTGCCATGCCGGGTTGCTTTGACATCGCCATCGTCCGAGGCCGTAAATCCTGTAACGATATAGCCCGTCTTGGCTACCGTCTGCACGGAATACAATATTTCACGGCTGCTGCCACCGAGTGCCCGTTGCCATTTAAGATTGCCCGCTGAATCTAACTTAACGACCCAGCCGTCCTCCCCTACGCCATGCTGACCTTTGACATCCCCATCTTTTGACTCTGTATAGCCTGCCACAATAATCCCCTTGTCAGCGGTTACAGCTACCGAGTGAGCAGCGTCAATGCCGCTGCCACCGAGTGTCCGTTGCCATTTAATGGCACCTGTTTCATCCAATTTAACAACCCAGGCGTCTGACGAGCCGTGTGCACCAGTTACATTTCCATCATTGGATGAGGTAGTGCCAGCTACGATATATCCTTTATCGGGAGTTGCCTGAACTGAATAGCCGAATTCGTCATTGCTTCCTCCCAAGGCTCGTTGCCACTCCATTACCCCTTTATCATTCAGTTTGACAACCCAGATATCAAAATTAACCTGAGTGCCGTGTAAGCCACTGACGTCGCCATCGTTGTAATTCGCAGTGCCCACCAGGATGTAGCCACCACCCGGTGTAAGCGCGATTGATGTAGACGCTTCCCCACCTAAACCGCCCAAACAGCGTTGCCACTGGATCGCGCCATTTTTATCCAATTTTACGACCCAGCTGTCGGAATTACCGCCATGCAGGCCGACGACATCTCCATCATTCGATGCTGTGCTACCCAGCAGGACAAACCCTTCATCGGGTGTTGTCAGGATTGAGCCAAGCGACTCTTCCCGGCTCCCTCCCAGGCATTTCTGCCATTGGATGGCACCATTTTTATCCAGTTTAGTAATCCACAGATCGCTGCGTCCGTGAAAACCACTCACATCGCCATCATTGGAGTTGGTTTCGCTGGCCACAATAAAGCCCCCATCTGTTGTAGGCTGAATGGCTTCAGCATTATCGCTGTTACTGCCGCCCAGGCAACGCTGCCATTGAGTAAGGGGAGCCTGCGCGTGCAGGAAATAATAAGTGGAACAATAGAAAAATAGCAGGTAGAGTAACCGGCGCATAGAGAAGATAAGTTAGTGTGGAAAGTACTGATCGAACCTGATAGCC
This window harbors:
- a CDS encoding T9SS type A sorting domain-containing protein — encoded protein: MRRLLYLLFFYCSTYYFLHAQAPLTQWQRCLGGSNSDNAEAIQPTTDGGFIVASETNSNDGDVSGFHGRSDLWITKLDKNGAIQWQKCLGGSREESLGSILTTPDEGFVLLGSTASNDGDVVGLHGGNSDSWVVKLDKNGAIQWQRCLGGLGGEASTSIALTPGGGYILVGTANYNDGDVSGLHGTQVNFDIWVVKLNDKGVMEWQRALGGSNDEFGYSVQATPDKGYIVAGTTSSNDGNVTGAHGSSDAWVVKLDETGAIKWQRTLGGSGIDAAHSVAVTADKGIIVAGYTESKDGDVKGQHGVGEDGWVVKLDSAGNLKWQRALGGSSREILYSVQTVAKTGYIVTGFTASDDGDVKATRHGSFIIPDLWVVKLDTVGAIQWQRCLGGTASDIGQAVATAPDGGFIVAGYTTSKDDEVSGQHGGTDGWVVKLAPELAPCMQIGVTGKTRFCSGSSTTLTAGVSGGVAPYTYQWKQNSVNVGTTSNTLSVTAAGTYTVEVTDSKSCKITSAGIAVTKIDAPPTPTIAASNSALNAGSSVVLQTSVSADFSLQWLVNNNPIAGATQATYTASQGGSYTVRAMNRDSCSATSLPFTLNLITALEEQDFGNDIAITVSPNPSSGSFVIRLTNQRIQPIPVQVLIRDMRGRTIVQKQLKLNKLQEEPLDLSQQATGLYLLSILTETGLTQLKLVKQ